In one window of Acidovorax sp. HDW3 DNA:
- a CDS encoding replication initiator protein A produces MSSPALPSQQRPSQDREQLDLFRALPGDMAPRDSQDLMAFPFFSLAKSRRTAPIDFQASGVTIRVEGTQEHGIATIWDADVLIWAASQIVEARDTGLRPSRLMQATPYEILRFIGRGTSLRDYQRLKAALDRLQSTTVATSIRETTGRRLHRFSWINEWKELADARGAPQGIELILPDWFYAGVVDSALVLTIDSAYFRLTGGIERWLYRLVRKHGGRQEHGWQFDFRHLHRKSGSTTRFSDFAYDLRALVARQSLPGYVLGIERMPDDGAELLAFRPVPPTARG; encoded by the coding sequence GTGTCCAGCCCTGCGCTGCCGTCCCAGCAGCGGCCGTCGCAAGATCGCGAGCAGCTCGACCTGTTCCGCGCCTTGCCGGGCGACATGGCGCCGCGCGACAGCCAGGACTTAATGGCCTTTCCGTTCTTCTCGCTGGCGAAGTCGCGGCGCACGGCGCCGATCGACTTCCAGGCCAGCGGTGTGACGATCCGTGTGGAGGGCACGCAGGAACATGGCATCGCCACGATCTGGGATGCGGACGTGCTGATCTGGGCGGCCAGCCAGATTGTGGAAGCGCGCGACACGGGCTTGCGCCCGTCGCGGCTGATGCAAGCCACGCCCTACGAGATCCTGCGCTTCATCGGGCGCGGCACATCGCTGCGCGACTACCAGCGCCTCAAGGCGGCCTTGGATCGCTTGCAGTCCACCACGGTGGCCACATCGATTCGCGAGACCACGGGAAGGCGTCTGCACCGCTTCTCGTGGATCAACGAGTGGAAGGAGCTGGCCGACGCCCGCGGCGCGCCGCAGGGCATCGAGCTGATCCTGCCGGACTGGTTCTATGCCGGCGTGGTCGACTCGGCCCTGGTGCTGACCATCGATTCGGCCTACTTCCGGCTCACCGGTGGCATCGAGCGGTGGCTGTACCGCCTGGTGCGCAAGCACGGCGGGCGGCAGGAACACGGCTGGCAGTTCGACTTTCGGCACCTGCACCGCAAGTCGGGCAGCACCACGCGCTTCTCGGACTTCGCCTACGACCTGCGTGCGCTGGTGGCACGGCAGTCGCTGCCCGGCTATGTCCTGGGCATCGAACGCATGCCAGACGATGGAGCCGAGCTGCTGGCCTTCCGGCCCGTGCCGCCCACGGCACGGGGATAA
- a CDS encoding AlpA family transcriptional regulator, whose amino-acid sequence MRPAPLRPAAAPAPVAAQPQRYLTNDEAADYLRLSPRTLEKQRVLGGGPKFRKFGRRVMYAVADLDAWAADRSFESTSDPEYAEHHAADSRAR is encoded by the coding sequence ATGCGTCCTGCTCCCTTGCGGCCTGCCGCTGCTCCCGCGCCCGTTGCCGCACAGCCGCAGCGTTATCTGACCAACGACGAAGCCGCTGACTATTTGCGCCTGTCGCCGCGCACGCTGGAAAAGCAGCGCGTGCTCGGCGGTGGGCCGAAGTTCCGCAAGTTCGGCCGTCGCGTCATGTACGCCGTGGCCGACCTCGATGCCTGGGCCGCGGATCGCAGCTTCGAGAGCACGTCCGATCCTGAGTACGCCGAACACCATGCGGCGGACAGCCGTGCGCGCTGA
- a CDS encoding DUF2285 domain-containing protein — MAEPHRFAHWYPTAAYLYVLCLDALALAWEYVRRHPDYRLDWLHHHRRRPIHQAAQHAALRWGLRLLEDPALDARDAHPAWLPGHDTVLQLYPDADPPPDAAAFAFWRIPGHKQLLHDGKGLALIARSPGHCARFALAPGLEDGMAVSYACRSGAAAPACERAPGAALADAKPRPKPAALLDLHTLQALDATLAGASLREVAEGLFGADAVAADWHADGDLRARVRRLVRRGDALMRGGYRRLAQLAPLEKGRFEGDAKRP, encoded by the coding sequence ATGGCCGAGCCGCACCGATTTGCGCATTGGTATCCGACGGCCGCGTATCTCTACGTCCTGTGCCTGGATGCGCTCGCGCTGGCCTGGGAGTACGTGCGCCGCCATCCCGACTACCGGCTCGACTGGCTGCACCACCATCGCCGGCGACCAATACATCAGGCGGCGCAACACGCGGCGCTTCGCTGGGGCCTGCGCCTGTTGGAAGACCCGGCACTGGATGCGCGCGACGCGCATCCGGCCTGGCTGCCCGGCCACGATACCGTGCTGCAGCTCTATCCCGATGCCGATCCGCCGCCCGATGCTGCGGCCTTCGCGTTCTGGCGCATTCCGGGTCATAAGCAGCTCCTGCATGACGGCAAAGGGCTGGCGCTGATCGCGCGCAGCCCCGGCCATTGCGCGCGCTTTGCGCTGGCGCCCGGCCTAGAGGACGGCATGGCTGTCTCTTATGCCTGTCGCAGCGGCGCTGCCGCGCCTGCGTGCGAGCGTGCGCCCGGCGCGGCCTTGGCCGACGCCAAGCCCAGGCCGAAACCGGCCGCGCTGTTGGATCTGCACACCTTGCAGGCGCTCGACGCGACCCTGGCGGGCGCGTCCTTGCGCGAGGTGGCCGAGGGCTTGTTCGGCGCCGACGCTGTGGCCGCCGACTGGCACGCCGATGGCGACCTGCGCGCTCGCGTGCGCCGTCTGGTACGGCGCGGAGATGCGTTGATGCGCGGCGGCTATCGCCGCTTAGCACAGCTTGCGCCGCTTGAGAAGGGACGTTTCGAAGGGGACGCAAAACGTCCCTGA
- a CDS encoding DUF2958 domain-containing protein translates to MDRLITEDERRLLLEHGQARAAGRAIDPLPAVRLFTPDAHATWLLASLDPADGDTAYCLIDLGLGMPELGEIKLSDLASIVGPRRQPVMRDRYFRAARTLSEYTRLAQENGSIVD, encoded by the coding sequence ATGGACCGACTCATCACCGAGGACGAGCGCAGGCTGCTGCTGGAACACGGCCAGGCCCGAGCCGCCGGCCGTGCCATCGACCCGCTGCCCGCGGTGCGGCTGTTCACCCCGGACGCGCACGCCACCTGGCTGCTGGCCTCGCTCGACCCCGCCGATGGCGACACGGCCTATTGCCTGATCGACCTGGGCTTGGGGATGCCCGAGCTGGGCGAGATCAAGCTGTCCGACCTCGCGTCCATCGTCGGCCCGCGTCGGCAGCCCGTGATGCGGGATCGGTATTTCCGGGCGGCGCGTACGCTGTCGGAGTACACCAGACTTGCCCAGGAGAACGGTTCCATCGTCGATTGA
- a CDS encoding helix-turn-helix domain-containing protein: MAAKHTLSEALKTIRKARGLSQEAFSDVSSRTYMSTLERDMKSPTLNKLAELCEVMEVHPLTLLTLAYAGDDLRQADQLLAQVRQELETVTKKGGTP; encoded by the coding sequence TTGGCAGCGAAACATACATTGTCGGAGGCACTAAAGACCATCAGGAAAGCGCGTGGATTGAGCCAGGAGGCGTTCTCCGACGTGTCCAGCCGCACCTACATGAGCACGCTGGAGCGGGACATGAAAAGCCCGACGCTGAACAAGCTGGCCGAACTGTGCGAGGTCATGGAGGTCCACCCGCTCACGCTGCTGACGCTGGCCTATGCCGGTGACGACCTGCGGCAGGCCGACCAGCTGCTGGCGCAGGTGCGGCAGGAGCTGGAGACGGTGACGAAGAAGGGTGGCACGCCATAG
- a CDS encoding DUF736 domain-containing protein, whose protein sequence is MANIGSFNVDKDGFTGTLRTLTLNVKVKLAPNDKGDNEKAPDFRLQAAGHDIGAAWKKTSEAGRDYVSVTIDDPSFPATVYARLIEGENGTHDLIWSRSKPQAA, encoded by the coding sequence ATGGCCAACATCGGCAGCTTCAACGTAGACAAAGACGGCTTCACCGGCACGCTTCGCACCCTGACGCTCAACGTCAAGGTCAAGCTGGCTCCCAACGACAAGGGCGACAACGAGAAGGCCCCCGACTTCCGCCTGCAGGCCGCCGGTCACGACATCGGCGCGGCGTGGAAGAAGACCAGCGAGGCCGGGCGGGACTATGTGTCCGTGACCATCGACGATCCTTCGTTCCCGGCCACGGTCTACGCCCGCCTGATCGAGGGCGAGAACGGCACGCACGACCTGATCTGGTCGCGCAGCAAGCCCCAGGCGGCGTGA
- a CDS encoding ParB/RepB/Spo0J family partition protein: protein MNAVTTTEAQAVHTAASSVANVLQAADPSKHMILVPLSRLVLRPTGRNVRKTVPRMSIPELAASIQRVGLLQNLIVIPAADGLHYEVVAGGRRLAALKLLAKKHRIAKDWNVPCLQVANGTARTASLTENVQREAMHPADQFEAFAALVAEGRPIEDIAADFSVTPLVVQRRLKLANVSPRLIDDYRADAVTLDQLMALAITDDHAAQEAAFYDAPQWQRNPSALRERLTEREIGASHPLVRFVGLDAYEAAGGGIRRDLFAEGDAGVYVSDTAMLETLVREKLTGMADTIRTEGWAWVDATPAMTHADLQAFQRAPRERRTPNKREAQCIERLQEKMQAAGVAVDAAMDADDEDKAEALQEEGERLGEQLQALEDGLQGYSASVKAAAGAIVTIDRNGDAVVHRGLLREAEAKALRTLEKLRQGFAEGEGANDDEDEATEEAQAQAPAVSDRLAQRLSAHRTAALQIEVARHPQAALAALVHGVVQSVLQGRYYGHDMPMGVRLTVQDRLEGMAPDWPESPAALALREVQQAWGDKLPEDSAALFAALLAMEQGELVQLLAVCVAGAVDVVTPRATPHQPGAELAQAVGLDMAAWWKPSAEGYFKHVPKAAILQAVGEFAPDHVNRLGKLKKADIASEAERLAEGTGWMPAIFKAEGPQETSSEDGPEETPAVVDEAAEALAA from the coding sequence ATGAACGCCGTTACCACCACCGAAGCCCAAGCCGTCCACACCGCAGCCAGCAGCGTCGCCAACGTGCTGCAAGCTGCCGACCCGAGCAAGCACATGATCCTGGTGCCGCTGTCGCGGCTGGTGCTGCGCCCCACGGGCCGCAACGTGCGCAAGACCGTCCCGCGCATGTCCATCCCCGAGCTGGCCGCGTCCATCCAGCGCGTGGGCCTGCTGCAAAACCTGATCGTGATTCCCGCTGCCGATGGCCTGCATTACGAGGTGGTGGCCGGTGGCCGTCGCCTCGCGGCGCTCAAGCTGCTGGCGAAAAAGCACCGCATCGCTAAGGATTGGAACGTGCCTTGCCTGCAGGTGGCCAATGGCACGGCACGGACTGCCAGCCTCACCGAGAACGTGCAGCGAGAGGCCATGCACCCGGCTGACCAGTTCGAGGCCTTCGCCGCCCTGGTGGCCGAGGGCCGGCCCATCGAGGACATTGCGGCGGATTTCTCCGTAACGCCGCTGGTGGTGCAGCGCCGTTTGAAGCTGGCGAACGTCTCGCCGCGCCTGATAGACGACTACCGTGCCGATGCCGTGACGCTCGATCAGTTGATGGCCCTTGCCATCACCGACGACCATGCCGCGCAGGAGGCCGCGTTCTACGATGCGCCGCAGTGGCAGCGCAACCCGTCCGCGCTGCGCGAGCGCCTGACCGAGCGCGAGATTGGAGCCTCGCATCCGCTGGTGCGCTTCGTCGGGCTGGACGCCTACGAAGCCGCAGGCGGCGGCATCCGCCGCGACCTGTTCGCGGAAGGCGATGCGGGCGTGTATGTGTCCGACACTGCGATGCTGGAAACGCTGGTGCGCGAGAAGCTGACCGGTATGGCCGACACCATCCGCACCGAGGGCTGGGCCTGGGTGGACGCCACCCCCGCCATGACCCATGCCGACCTGCAAGCCTTCCAGCGTGCCCCGAGGGAGCGGCGCACGCCGAACAAGCGCGAGGCGCAGTGCATCGAGCGGCTGCAAGAGAAGATGCAGGCCGCAGGCGTTGCTGTGGATGCGGCGATGGACGCCGACGACGAAGACAAGGCGGAAGCCTTGCAGGAAGAAGGCGAACGCCTGGGCGAGCAGTTGCAGGCGCTGGAAGACGGCTTGCAGGGCTACAGCGCGAGTGTGAAAGCCGCAGCCGGTGCCATCGTCACCATCGACCGCAACGGGGACGCCGTGGTCCATCGCGGGCTGCTGCGCGAGGCCGAGGCCAAGGCGCTGCGCACGCTGGAGAAGCTGCGCCAAGGCTTTGCCGAGGGTGAAGGCGCGAACGACGATGAAGACGAAGCGACGGAAGAAGCCCAGGCCCAGGCCCCCGCCGTCTCCGACCGGCTGGCGCAGCGCCTGAGCGCGCACCGCACCGCCGCGCTGCAAATCGAGGTCGCCCGGCATCCGCAAGCGGCGCTGGCCGCGCTGGTGCATGGCGTGGTGCAGAGCGTCTTGCAGGGTCGCTACTACGGGCACGACATGCCGATGGGGGTTCGCCTCACCGTGCAAGACCGGCTGGAAGGCATGGCCCCGGACTGGCCGGAATCACCCGCCGCCCTGGCGCTGCGCGAGGTGCAGCAGGCATGGGGCGACAAGCTGCCCGAGGACAGCGCCGCACTGTTCGCCGCGCTGCTGGCGATGGAGCAAGGCGAGTTGGTCCAACTGCTGGCCGTGTGCGTGGCGGGGGCGGTGGACGTGGTGACGCCTCGCGCCACGCCGCACCAGCCCGGCGCGGAACTGGCGCAGGCCGTGGGCCTCGACATGGCGGCATGGTGGAAGCCGAGCGCCGAGGGGTATTTCAAGCACGTTCCGAAGGCTGCAATCCTGCAAGCCGTGGGCGAGTTCGCGCCGGATCACGTCAACCGGCTTGGCAAGCTCAAGAAGGCCGACATTGCCAGCGAGGCCGAGCGGCTGGCCGAGGGCACGGGCTGGATGCCTGCCATCTTCAAGGCCGAGGGGCCGCAGGAGACCTCATCGGAGGACGGCCCGGAAGAAACCCCCGCCGTGGTGGATGAAGCGGCCGAAGCGTTGGCCGCTTGA
- a CDS encoding DUF932 domain-containing protein: MQLASRFASHSPALRSDSPLSDDQIRRVAPSIFADAPHESRSERYAYIPTVAVLTELRKEGFQPFMVTQTRVRNEGKREHTKHMLRLRHASQINGAEANEIILLNSHDGTSSYQMLAGQFRFVCSNGLVCGDTVADVRVPHKGDVAGQVIEGAFEVLHGFDRVKESRDLMRGVTLDDSESQVFARAALALRYDDPTKPAPITESQILMPRRFDDRRPDLWSVFNRTQENLTKGGLSGRAANGRRQQTRPVQGIDSDIRLNRALWLLADGMRQLKA, encoded by the coding sequence ATGCAACTCGCATCCCGTTTCGCTTCCCATTCCCCGGCATTGCGCAGCGACTCCCCGCTGTCCGATGACCAGATTCGCAGGGTGGCCCCGTCCATCTTCGCGGACGCCCCGCACGAAAGCCGCTCCGAGCGGTACGCCTACATCCCCACGGTGGCGGTGCTGACCGAGCTTCGCAAGGAAGGGTTTCAGCCCTTCATGGTGACGCAAACCCGCGTGCGCAACGAAGGCAAGCGCGAGCACACGAAACACATGCTGCGCCTGCGCCATGCCAGCCAGATCAACGGTGCAGAGGCCAACGAAATCATTCTGCTGAACTCGCACGACGGCACCAGCAGCTACCAGATGCTGGCGGGCCAGTTCCGATTCGTTTGCAGCAATGGCCTTGTCTGCGGCGACACCGTGGCCGATGTGCGGGTGCCGCACAAGGGCGACGTGGCGGGCCAGGTCATTGAAGGCGCCTTCGAGGTGCTGCACGGTTTTGACCGCGTGAAGGAGTCGCGCGACCTGATGCGCGGCGTCACCTTGGACGATAGTGAATCGCAGGTGTTCGCCCGCGCCGCGCTGGCCCTCAGGTACGACGATCCGACCAAGCCCGCGCCCATCACGGAATCGCAAATCCTGATGCCGCGCCGCTTCGACGACCGCCGCCCCGACCTGTGGAGTGTGTTCAACCGCACGCAGGAGAACCTGACCAAGGGCGGATTGTCCGGCCGTGCTGCCAATGGCCGCAGGCAGCAGACCCGCCCCGTGCAGGGCATCGATTCCGACATTCGCCTGAACCGCGCCCTGTGGCTGCTGGCCGATGGCATGCGCCAGTTGAAGGCTTGA
- a CDS encoding DUF3892 domain-containing protein, producing MDTAVEIHAGAFTYPLDIRHLHKGRDMADFCITAVRYNQDRSHIEYVRVNEEKPEKIGLNRTVSRAFVADLIRLGKVTFQTRTKTAEGNWKVGAQVHLIDDVYLTTNKNSTKRDNLENLPEF from the coding sequence ATGGATACAGCAGTTGAAATCCATGCCGGTGCCTTCACTTATCCCTTGGACATTCGCCATCTACACAAGGGGAGGGATATGGCAGATTTTTGCATCACGGCTGTCAGGTACAACCAAGACCGGAGCCACATCGAATACGTTCGTGTGAACGAAGAGAAGCCTGAGAAGATTGGGCTAAACCGTACCGTGTCACGCGCGTTCGTGGCCGACCTCATCCGCCTCGGCAAGGTGACATTCCAGACTAGAACGAAAACGGCTGAAGGGAATTGGAAGGTGGGTGCGCAGGTGCATCTCATCGACGATGTCTACCTGACGACCAACAAGAACAGCACCAAGCGGGACAATCTGGAGAACCTGCCGGAGTTCTAA
- a CDS encoding DUF2958 domain-containing protein, protein MNNALITDEQRVMLLANGRESLENPDFDPAPVVKLFTPDASATWLLTEIDPDDHDHAFGLCDLGLGMPEIGWVSLDELATVRGGLGLPIERDLSFRADKRLSSYARDARLAGRVVV, encoded by the coding sequence ATGAACAACGCACTCATCACCGACGAGCAGCGCGTGATGCTGCTGGCCAACGGCCGCGAATCTTTGGAAAATCCGGACTTCGATCCGGCGCCTGTGGTCAAGCTGTTTACGCCGGATGCCAGCGCAACCTGGCTGCTGACTGAGATTGATCCCGATGACCACGATCACGCCTTCGGCTTGTGTGATCTGGGCTTGGGGATGCCGGAAATCGGCTGGGTCAGCCTGGACGAGCTGGCGACTGTGCGTGGTGGGCTGGGCCTGCCGATCGAGCGTGACCTGTCGTTCCGCGCCGATAAGCGGTTGAGCTCCTATGCGCGCGATGCGCGGTTGGCTGGGCGGGTCGTAGTCTGA
- a CDS encoding Hachiman antiphage defense system protein HamA yields MYQPWCDRDVEEDASKQLWRLAEREGGRAAIKAILTTRIRSHYDNLDQIADDVRELGYPGAAAILSERMPRSARARSGELGEILATELVEEHLDFKIPVRRLRYKDGREMALRGDDFVGLRLDDQANLHFLKGESKSRANLSRATISEAREALSRDDGRPTATSLLFVADRLMEGGGERRDVGRKIRNEVASRAAPPARTSHMLFTMSGNATPQAQLDDLAAAGGNRPQLSAHLRIEDHQAFIRACYERALALGND; encoded by the coding sequence TTGTATCAACCTTGGTGCGATAGAGATGTCGAAGAAGACGCCAGTAAGCAGCTCTGGCGACTGGCCGAGCGCGAAGGGGGAAGAGCCGCCATTAAAGCGATTCTCACCACCCGCATCCGATCTCACTACGACAACCTGGACCAAATTGCCGATGACGTGCGCGAGCTGGGGTATCCAGGTGCAGCTGCTATTTTGTCCGAGCGCATGCCACGCTCAGCCCGAGCGCGTTCTGGAGAACTTGGCGAAATCCTCGCAACCGAGTTGGTCGAGGAACACCTTGATTTCAAGATTCCGGTACGTCGGTTGCGTTACAAGGACGGGCGAGAAATGGCGCTGCGCGGCGATGACTTCGTTGGATTGAGGCTCGATGACCAAGCCAATCTGCATTTTCTGAAAGGGGAGTCGAAAAGTCGCGCCAACCTTTCCAGAGCCACCATTTCAGAGGCCCGCGAGGCGCTATCTCGGGATGACGGCCGCCCCACCGCTACTTCTCTGCTGTTTGTCGCGGATCGCCTTATGGAAGGGGGCGGTGAGCGCCGGGACGTGGGCCGGAAAATTCGCAACGAAGTCGCCAGCAGAGCAGCGCCCCCCGCGAGGACCAGCCACATGCTGTTCACCATGTCGGGCAATGCGACCCCTCAGGCGCAGCTTGATGACCTAGCAGCGGCGGGCGGAAACCGCCCTCAGTTATCTGCACACCTGCGCATAGAAGATCACCAGGCCTTTATCCGGGCCTGCTACGAAAGGGCGCTGGCACTTGGAAACGATTGA
- a CDS encoding DEAD/DEAH box helicase yields METIEELTGFLRETTQDGYRGRLQARGQARALIRHDGHLPPDAPAFSEGIDSDLADYGFSVLRASLALRELGGDQETWRRGFVHAGGAFEALVQNGAQEDTFRGFYRTVGAAAYHLANYSALAFSLLTQAQADQNRSPAEDALALLIVRDLKGLGQRARAWLHDPVNGDEGISRAAAEGELDPDDVVSRVATSTMFRALVFFEFGLQTGHDSLVVEARNLLRRAISLTKAASAVSLWWILRITANLIDDLWSSSLHKVLPLEGPPGSGDYAQLRKLFVSELYSRRSSEVELWPSQLLAAQRAVDVSDDLVVALPTSAGKTRIAEIAALMALTCGHRVLIVTPLRALSAQTERSFRRTFTPLGFSVSSLYGSSGIAGTDEDALREQNIVIATPEKLDFALRNDPDIINDVGLIVLDEGHLIGPSEREIRYENLVQRLLRRPDHADRRIVCLSAILPAGDQLNDLTAWIRSDAPGDPIQSSWRPTRQRFGTLSWLGTSARLSFDLEPDGPFIRHFVPEVPPIRPRRTPFPKDNKELTLAAAWKFSEQGKRALVFCTQRDHVEGFAETALDMQRRGFLPSLLANVQEVERAMAVGREWLGAEHPAVRCLAIGVAIHHGRLPGPFLREVEALLAAGVLRVTVASPTLAQGLNLNAAVLLIPNLYRAGTLITGEEFANVAGRAGRAFVDLEGLVIHVMHEPEAWRHQRWRELVTSAKARSLSSGIIAVVNEVIRRLSTSGVFARGDAMEYLSSTQGAWFPDAAGDDQNSDSMESLIERLDATVLGLVEALDAESADLPRLLDEALVGSLWARQIARLDALEKQKQLWILVSRAQLIWNKTTIEQRKGQFAMGVGLESGLAIDALAAKLTEFLDLGDAAALVGDADALIAALVGMGERLLAIRPFVPNDPLPANWKELLGAWIRGEDVAAIGQEGMRVVDDAFVYRLVWAIEAVRMNRRINGGESEMLVEGAAAACLEAGLPSNAMAMLVRAGLPSRVAAKTVIEQMTPGFTNRAEMKAWLRSAEVAAFDHAPGWPTLETHSIWQLFRRDVLSSVDGKWASQEWTMQWPSRSAFPMRVEVDPQSGQVSIATPDFAQLTTIRQKLQAESPSLFEVEPRQDGTSVSIRRIGRGEARWVEQGA; encoded by the coding sequence TTGGAAACGATTGAAGAACTGACCGGCTTCCTGCGCGAAACCACCCAAGACGGATATCGAGGTCGCCTGCAGGCCCGTGGTCAAGCACGGGCGCTGATCCGCCATGACGGACACCTGCCACCGGATGCCCCCGCTTTCAGCGAAGGGATCGACTCAGACCTCGCTGACTATGGCTTTTCGGTGCTGCGCGCCTCACTGGCACTGCGCGAGCTTGGAGGCGATCAGGAGACTTGGCGGCGTGGCTTCGTGCATGCGGGTGGTGCTTTCGAGGCATTGGTCCAGAACGGCGCGCAGGAAGACACATTCCGAGGCTTCTATCGAACAGTCGGGGCTGCAGCCTATCACTTGGCAAACTACTCCGCACTGGCGTTCTCTCTTCTGACACAAGCGCAGGCTGACCAGAACCGCTCGCCAGCCGAGGATGCACTTGCACTGCTGATCGTGCGCGATCTGAAAGGACTTGGACAGCGTGCAAGGGCGTGGCTACATGACCCCGTCAACGGCGATGAAGGCATCAGCCGAGCGGCGGCCGAAGGGGAACTTGACCCCGACGACGTAGTCTCCCGCGTGGCGACATCAACGATGTTCAGGGCGCTGGTGTTCTTCGAGTTTGGCCTGCAGACCGGCCATGACTCCCTCGTCGTGGAAGCGCGCAACCTGCTAAGGCGAGCGATTTCGTTGACCAAGGCTGCCAGCGCGGTTTCGCTTTGGTGGATTCTTCGAATCACAGCAAACCTCATCGACGACCTTTGGTCAAGCAGCCTGCACAAGGTCTTGCCCCTCGAAGGCCCACCCGGCTCAGGAGACTATGCCCAGCTAAGGAAGCTGTTTGTTTCCGAGCTGTACAGCCGGCGCTCGTCCGAGGTGGAGCTGTGGCCTTCTCAGTTGCTGGCGGCACAACGGGCCGTCGATGTATCCGACGACTTGGTGGTAGCCCTCCCCACCAGCGCAGGCAAGACACGAATAGCAGAGATCGCGGCATTAATGGCACTGACCTGTGGACACCGGGTTTTGATCGTAACGCCACTGCGAGCACTTTCGGCTCAAACCGAGCGCTCCTTTCGCAGAACATTCACGCCTCTTGGATTCTCCGTCTCGTCACTTTATGGAAGCAGCGGCATCGCCGGGACAGACGAGGATGCGCTGCGGGAACAGAACATCGTCATCGCCACGCCAGAGAAACTGGACTTTGCTCTGCGAAATGACCCCGACATCATCAATGACGTCGGGTTGATCGTTCTCGACGAAGGGCATCTGATTGGCCCCAGCGAACGCGAAATCCGCTATGAGAACTTGGTACAGCGATTGCTGCGGCGCCCCGACCATGCAGATCGACGAATCGTCTGTCTTTCGGCGATCCTGCCGGCAGGAGATCAACTCAACGATCTGACTGCATGGATTCGTAGTGATGCTCCCGGCGATCCAATCCAGTCCAGTTGGCGACCCACGCGCCAGCGCTTTGGCACGTTATCTTGGCTCGGCACTTCTGCACGCCTGAGCTTCGACCTTGAGCCAGATGGCCCGTTCATTCGACACTTTGTGCCGGAGGTTCCGCCTATTCGCCCCCGTCGAACGCCGTTCCCCAAGGACAACAAGGAATTGACTCTCGCAGCGGCGTGGAAATTCTCCGAGCAAGGAAAACGAGCACTCGTTTTTTGCACTCAGCGCGATCATGTCGAGGGATTTGCAGAAACCGCCCTGGATATGCAACGACGGGGCTTTCTGCCGTCTCTGCTTGCCAACGTCCAGGAAGTCGAACGTGCCATGGCCGTGGGTCGGGAATGGCTAGGAGCCGAGCACCCAGCAGTCCGCTGCTTGGCTATCGGAGTTGCGATTCATCATGGGCGTCTCCCAGGCCCCTTCCTTCGAGAAGTGGAAGCACTGCTTGCCGCAGGCGTTCTGCGGGTTACTGTGGCCTCGCCAACCTTGGCCCAGGGCTTGAATCTTAATGCTGCGGTACTCCTGATCCCCAACCTGTACAGGGCGGGCACCCTGATCACGGGAGAAGAATTCGCCAATGTCGCGGGCCGTGCTGGCCGAGCATTTGTAGACCTTGAAGGGCTGGTGATTCATGTGATGCATGAACCGGAAGCCTGGCGTCACCAGCGGTGGCGAGAGTTGGTCACGTCGGCCAAGGCCCGCTCACTTTCGAGCGGCATCATCGCCGTAGTCAATGAGGTCATACGGCGCCTCTCGACTTCGGGAGTATTTGCGCGCGGGGATGCCATGGAGTACCTGTCCAGCACACAGGGCGCTTGGTTCCCAGATGCCGCAGGGGACGACCAAAATTCAGATTCAATGGAAAGCCTTATCGAGCGGTTGGACGCAACCGTGCTTGGCCTGGTCGAAGCGCTTGATGCGGAAAGCGCGGATCTTCCACGACTGTTGGATGAGGCCCTTGTGGGCTCGCTTTGGGCAAGGCAAATCGCGCGCCTGGATGCCCTCGAAAAGCAAAAGCAGCTCTGGATTCTCGTCAGTAGAGCGCAGCTCATCTGGAACAAGACAACGATCGAGCAACGCAAGGGCCAGTTTGCAATGGGCGTGGGTCTTGAATCGGGGCTTGCCATCGACGCATTGGCAGCGAAACTGACCGAGTTTCTTGATCTAGGTGATGCGGCTGCGCTCGTTGGAGATGCCGATGCCTTGATCGCCGCACTCGTTGGGATGGGGGAGCGGCTTCTTGCGATCCGTCCCTTTGTTCCAAATGATCCACTGCCTGCGAACTGGAAAGAACTACTTGGAGCCTGGATTCGGGGGGAAGACGTGGCGGCCATCGGCCAAGAGGGCATGCGCGTAGTTGACGATGCGTTCGTCTATCGTCTGGTATGGGCGATTGAAGCCGTCCGAATGAATCGGCGGATCAACGGCGGCGAATCAGAAATGCTTGTTGAGGGCGCCGCCGCCGCGTGCCTGGAAGCCGGACTGCCATCCAACGCCATGGCCATGCTTGTTCGAGCAGGCCTGCCCTCGCGCGTTGCCGCTAAGACAGTCATTGAGCAGATGACGCCTGGGTTCACGAATCGCGCAGAGATGAAGGCTTGGCTACGATCGGCAGAAGTGGCGGCCTTCGACCACGCTCCCGGTTGGCCCACTCTCGAAACGCATTCAATCTGGCAACTGTTTCGACGCGACGTTCTTTCGAGCGTAGACGGTAAGTGGGCGTCACAGGAATGGACGATGCAATGGCCCTCTCGGTCCGCTTTTCCTATGCGGGTTGAGGTTGATCCGCAAAGTGGCCAAGTGTCTATCGCAACGCCTGACTTTGCCCAGCTTACGACGATCAGACAGAAGCTTCAGGCGGAATCACCGAGCCTGTTTGAAGTCGAGCCGCGGCAGGACGGAACGAGTGTCAGCATCCGCCGCATTGGTCGAGGCGAGGCGCGCTGGGTGGAACAGGGTGCGTAA